Genomic segment of Aphelocoma coerulescens isolate FSJ_1873_10779 chromosome 6, UR_Acoe_1.0, whole genome shotgun sequence:
ATACCACTCCATCACACAATCCACATCACGCAAGCTGTGTGTATAGTAGCAAATGCAACACATTTGTAAGGGTTAATGCAAGCTCACACTCTGTGCAAGTCGTGCTGCTGTTCAGCAGGACTCTGGGAAAGCAAAGCTGAATTACTCATCCACGAAGCAGAAAATCCACAACACTCGCATGGCCAGTGCCacactgtcataggttagcaaggatagtcccggaagggatgtccttgctaaggggtgcttacagcttcctctgggacctgacagaacctatcagctggccagtttgaatatggacaattctttaagccacttaaagttgtgaccgcctctgtgatacacacttaaggatagacaaactcccccccaggctctctctcgttttccagcactgggacaggtggctacgggccccgtgtgggggccagcgggcccggccaggccctgcttgggccaggccgggccgggccacggccagcctggagccatgggcctgttccagctgtggaacccccccccactgccttgccgtgggcgaccggagcagcttggctctcccccctctccactgcagccaagatttcagcaaagcggcacctctgcccgacagaggtcagtgaccaacagcgataagccacattccagctgcaaggctgaggtgagattaacccttttagtgctgtgaagagctgaaaagctGAGGGataagaaagaggagatgcttaaagctgaaattctgttgtgaagctatgatatatcagagtatcccgttgtaatttcatgaagatctggggggtggagtgttcaactcgtaagcagaagcacctgcgctgagataggcagatgctgacgcagctgtaatttcatgagaagcttggacagggagagatgaaccaaatgaggactgttgctccaaatgggaaaggagaaaaacctcaattcctagagatgctcccagagatagtcctaacgatgaagatgaggaagaccctttgctcccagggaaggagaagggcctctgtttctttgtttctgaacagctcaaccttaaaattgtaccccaaaaaaccttcaagagtggaccctcgaaagcagttgcgggaaaagctgcaagtcgggggaagggactcacattgcgagcagagagactcctcttcctaaatggactgaacaatatttggaagtgggtggctgtctcggtgtgatactgttttccatagcacgagcaaaaagagacttctctttctaaatggactgaacaaggttattatggaagtggtaaacagactgaacatctgaagggttgtctttacattgtcagtgggagaagggaggaaggtggggggaggaggagagttctgaaggtggtataattttttttttcttttcttcttttaggtctgttaataaacttctttatattctttcaagtttggtgcctgctttgcgtttctcctaattcttatctcacagaagataaacagtaatgagtattttagcccaaaccactacacacacacatagagcTGCTTGGTTTTTcttgggggaggaaaaaaagatgtgGCTTTGCGGAGGAAGGGCCTAAAACTTTCCACCAGTACTGTactgaaagcagcaggagaTCATGTGGACTAGAAACATTTACGCACTGCTTGTTTTTTAGTAAACAGTGAGGAAAGAGTACCTTAACTACCTGAAAACAGctgtaaaaacatttttcaaactGCTGCAgatttgtttctgaacagcagcATAAAGGATTGAtaccaggagaaagaaaaggggaTTCAGAGCAAACTTTCAGCCTGCAGAGAAACACAGTTGATCACTTCAGAAAGTCAGGTATTTGATAGTGAAACTCAACCTGGATTTTGAAGGTTTCACAACATTAACACAAGCAGGATCTCTGCTCTTGTACATAACCAACCCCACATATATGGTCAGTGTAGCATTATTCTTATCAGGCAGCCCAGCAACACATCCCAGTGCTGAAATTTCTGAAAACACACGGCAGTTTCAGCATCTGATTCCTTTCACTCTCCAGTATCCATACTGGGAGCTCAAAAGCACACCTTAAAGCTGCTCACACAAAAACCAAATCACACAGCATCAGTAATTACCACTTAGATTACAGAACTGAAATTTACTCAAAAATTCCTGTAGCCAGAATTCCATCATTCCCAACATATTACCACAAATGCTTTTCACCTCCTTCCACATTTTCATGGGACACAAAGGTTAGAGGCACATGATTCCTATCACCATTCTGAGCCAATTTTGTTCCAAGCTGTTCATTatttgtttgtggtttgttaAACTCGGCCCCCTGTGGGAAGGGGTGGAATGAATATCTAATTCATTGCTAGTGAAATATCTGACATTTATTGATGATGAGAGGATATCTTGCAAGAAGACACCATGTTCAAATTTTCACATAGCAGTAGATCATACACATATGCTGAGCACCATGATTGAAAGAGTGTACAGCTGAGTGGTAAAAGCAAACTTGTGGCCTCTGAGCTTTTAAGAGTCCATTTCTCTGAGTGCTTCACATTACTGGTCACAGGAGAAGTAAAATTatcaaggagctgcagcagtgtAAACATGAAATGCCAAAGAAGTtattaaaatagtattttattttatgaataAAAACTAAACAGAATTAGGACATGattctattttctctttttccctgtttcctttGAACGATGCTGATCATCTCTTTTTGAACCAAAGCCGTATCTACCATTCCTGTGCTGATCCTGCCACTCACTCTCCAGCTGTCTCAGCATTTCCTGTGTCAGAAGTCCCTCCCGCAGCAATCTGTTGGCAAGAGATCCACGTCCATAGCTTTTCAGATCCTCCTGCCTGCTACCAAGCCGAGAGGGTCTCAAGTTCTTTGCTCTTCTGAGTCCTGCAGCCTCCACTGCAATGGACAGTGCCTCTGTGGAGGCTGCACCGTGACGGTCTGAAACCACCCTGGCATCCTTCTTAGTCCTTGAGAGAGGAAAGTCTTCTGACACAACTTCAGCTGTGCCAGAAGCAGCTGTAGACTGGGATGCTCGGATCAGCTTTGTGATGTTGCAGACACCAATTTGTATAATGTCATCTAGTTTTTTCTGAATATCCCTTACAAGGGCAGCATCAGGAAACATATCCATGAAGCGGTAACTGAAGAGAGGCAAAAGAACACACAATTAAACCTTCTCACTGGGACAAAAATGGGATACAtactaagtaaaaaaaaaaaaaaaagtttattatatgttgcatgggaaggtcactgtattttaatttgcatttcagCTGCTCCAATCCAGGATCACCTTATTTCTACCTTTCTCCTTCTGTCAGTCACAAACTGCTCTCTGCAGAACTCACTCCCTCAGCACTGCTACACTTGCATTTGTCAAGATCCTCTAAAGGGCCAAAGGAGCCCATCCTGCACCACATACACACGGGCTTGAAGATACTGTGCTTCTAAGGACTGTAAGTCATAAATAGcaggaaaacaccaaaaaacagcTTTTGAGCACAAAGACAATACCTTAACCACAGATAGAGGTCAAAAACATCATGCACAGCTTCAAGGTGTACAAGTTCTTTGATGTTTTTTGGAGCAGCTAAGGGCCACTTGGTGTGCCGGCAGAGCCAGTCGAACGTCAGAGGCTCATTTCTACTAAACTGTCGTGCAAACTGAAAAACAAGCAAATTCAGTCAAGTCTGTCAATTAGTCAGGAAAGAAGAAATCCCCAAAGAGTTAAATTCCCCAGTCTGCATACAAAGAATACTCCAGAAAATACCTGCTTTGTTTTACACAACCCAAATACCACACATTCTTTTACTTAATTACTCAATGCAGGAGTCACCTCTCCTTTCCAGAGCCTCATTAACACAATTTGTCCACGGACCATGCACAGAGttaagcaacaaaagcacagAGCTATCCAGAAAAGTGTAACACTGAAGGCATTTGATTTCATTTAGCAAAGCAGATGGACTTTGTGTCCTTTTttaatcctcctcctcctattTGGTTAATTATCTTGTTTCAGGGTTGCCAGGGTTTAAAACATTAAATGTATTCCCTGGTTTAGGAAACACACTACCCACAACCCAAACAGATTAATCTGCACTAGAAATCTGCCCTTCTGAAACCCAGACACCTCAGCTCCTTAActaacagaaaaacaaatcaaataaGATTTAAATCTAAAATTTTCAAGATTACTGATGACTTGGAATAACTGCTTCCTAACTGGCTGATACTAAAGTGGGTTTTTCTGGGCAAGGAATGGGGCTTAAATTCACACAAGCATTCACAACAGCCTACCTTCCTCTACCACCACACAATGCCCCTCTGCATCTTCACTACTTGGAATCCAGATGCTCAGCATTTTCCTAATGAGGCACTTTTTTCAACTCTTTTATCAATCACtcattttttaaagattattaGCCATTTTTGAAAAGCAGGGTTCTAAGATTTGTGACACGAGGGCACCACATCAGTTTCATTTTTATactatttcatttaaaaagtttAATGCAGTCTTTAAAAAGGGAACAATGGCAATACTGTCTAACAAAGTAACAGTCCCAAGTGACATTATCATTAAccctgaaaaactgaaaaatcagCTGGATACAAATTCCTCAAAATAATCAGTCTGGGGGCACAGCAAAAAACAATTCATCCAGGCCTGAAAAGTAGAGTGACGTAATTCTGAGAGCAACTTACAGCTCTGTGTTTTCTGAGGTTTAAATTCTATGTAACTGTATTATAGCATCAGCAATCACCCTTAATCCCCACATTCTCTTCTTTTGTTCACAAGCTAACAGCTCTAAGGAGCAGTAACTTGGTTTTTAATGACTGCTTTCTGGAACACTGTACTGCAAAGCTTAGCAGTGCACAAGTGACTAGGGAACACAACACTCATCTCTCCCAGTTCAGAGCTCACAAACAAGGACAAGCAGCAGGATTTCCTGAGGCAGACAGCAGAGAAGCTATCCAAACTTTAATTTACATCATTAGAACCAGTTCTCAGAAGTCAAAAGCTTTGGTCAATAAAAATAGTGAAGAAttcaattaggaaaaaaatacatgtccAGCTATTTTATATATCTTACACTACCTGTGAGCACTTTAAGAATGCTCTCAAATGATCTGATGGCAAAACCCACAACAAATATAGCAACTAGATACAGTCTCAGTGCACCAAGACCCGCTTGGTCCAAAATAAACACgtttttttgagggaaaaaaatagctgACCTTCAACAAAGTGGTACACACAAAAGGCTCTTTTCTGTTTAAGGGTGCAGTGCAGAAGACATATCGTGATCGCAGATTTAGTGGAATGTGCTGAATCATATCTGCTAGAAATTTAAAGTCATCAATATTGCAGACAAAGTACATCCCATCGACTTGTGAGAGGCTCACAAAAATATCCTgcgaaaataaaaccaaatgtaaGAATGTTATTACAGGAGAGGGTTGCTAAACTTTGTATTACCAAatcaaaaaattatttagagTTTAAAAGGCTAGTTATACTGAAAGAACAGTTAAAAACCATCAAATTTGACCACAGTAATAAAAAAGTGGCCAGGGGAGTTCCCCCTGCTCTTTTAGCAGAATTTGCATTAAATTCTCCAACACAGGATCAGAGGAGAAGACGTAACACTCTACACTTTATTTAAACACTTTCAGTTAGTCTCCTAAATAACAAAGTTCTGGAAGGGTACATTTTAGTTACAAAGAACACCATCACAGGAACCAGTTACCACTATGTTTAGAAATTTCTCCAGGTTTGTCACTTAGCATGACCCAAAAAGCTAACCTTACAGCATAAAATTCACTAATTGAGCTATTTTTAGCTCAATGTCAGGATCAGATCTATtttaggaagaaagaaaacacaagctAAATACAGTATTCCAATAGAGGAGTTCCAAGAAAATATGAGACATACTCAAGGTTTGAAGAAACAGAAGATGCAGTGCACCCTGCAGGGGGAATTTTATGGGCCCCCGAAATTATTTCTCTAGTGTACATCTttgaaggaatttttaaaaacatctttaaagaaatgctgagctatttaattttaaaaaacgaATATTCAGAAGATCAAAAACAACACAAGGTTTGTATCTTAATACTTCTATGCTAGCCCAGAAAttgctaattttaaaattttaatcatGTGCTGTTACCCTACCAGCCTAAGTCTTCCAGGAGATCTCCAGGTACAATCTTTTAGTTCAAGGTTAGAAATACACATTTTGCTACGTAACAGCACATCAGCAGAGAACaaaaatgcacatttaaaaCTATGAAAGCTGCCACGAATTTCTCCATGTACTAAAAGCTGTGATACTATTCTTTAAATACAGTATTAGAACcttaatttctatttaaaatgtttagGTACATCCAAAAGAACTAGTATCTATCTAAAGAGGAGATCAAACTGATCCcacaaaatctgttttctaaAAGTTACAAACACACTGTTTTACCACAAAATCcacagaagcaggaaaaaaaaaaatcaggtcgCTCTCAGATATGTGGAAATCTGGCACGACCAGCCTAGTTTCCCAGggattttcaaataatttatcTAAATTTGATTGCTAATATCTTCAGCCTCAGATCAAAATGTCTacatttaaaattcagaaaagcTGGAATGAAAAAGCTGCTGCACAGTCTTAAACAAGTGTAAAAATGACTGACACATTTCAACAGCTTTCAAGTTTATTGCAACACAGAAAAGTTAAACATCCTAAACCTATCTGCAGTCACTGTGTGGTAGAGAGAAGAATCCAactgataaaaaaaatacacacacagcTGTCCTGTCAGGTCTCCCAAGGGCAAGTTTGTACAAAAGCAGCAACTGTTAGTAATACTccatttttaaagcagaagcTACTATTTTGATCATTCTTACAATTAAGTTGGATAAAGTGGCATCAGGAAGATGATAAGCAAACATTTCTATCTGCTCAGGAGTAGGATGTAGGCCAGCTGCctaaatggaaaataaagaaaaaacttcCATTAATTTTCAATATTGTTTTAAAGTTAATGCACCAGAAACAACATATTGAAAGACAAAATGCAAGAAACCAAAGCACCCTGCAGAGTCCAGTTTATTTAGCACACTTAGCTGAAACTTAAGAACTTTTGTGCTTGAGCTTTTAATTCTTAAAAGAGCAGATTCAATATAAAAGCAACACTGAAGTCTCCAAATGGGACATACACCCAAAGTCACTCTGGCACAACACAACCCACTTTTATCACCAAACAAAAGGAAAGATAATTTGGGATCAGAATATCATAAGCCAGCCCCAGAGCATGCCTGTACAAACTGGATACTGCAGCTCTCACCTTCACAGGGGGCACAGCCTCACTCAGAATTTCCTTCAGCTGCACGAGGTCATCACGATGCATTGTGGTGACTTCTCCCTGCTTGAAGGAGGAGCCAAAacgcccagccctgcctgcgaTCTGGAGAGCCTGGGAGGTGGTAATGGAGTCtatttccttctctcccttctcGTTGACAGTCGGCTTTACTATGGagttaaaaattattcttcttatacacctgaaatatttcaacaaaaacaaaaaggaatctTTTTTTGCAAATTACTTCCAATATGAAGAATtaaagcttttgcttttttatagGCTTTCTTCTCCTCTATAAATCAGAGTATCATAGATACTGCTTATGGACACAGCATATTCTAAAGGACAGGATAAGGCTACTGGCTAGATGCAGGAGAATCATCATTCCTGCACATATCAATCATGTCCTATTAGGGTACCAATCCATTCACCAACACCTGCCTCAGTAGTTTGTAGCAATGTGATTGCATGTCCATCACCAATGAAATACATCTGAAACTGGGCTGAACTTGCTCTGTATTTCAGAAATACTAGAGAGTGATAACTCTGACAACCTAGAACATTTGACTCCAGTTGATCCAGTAAGCCCTCTCATCCACTGCCAATTATCACATTGAATTAGTCCAAGGGAGTCCTTTAGTTCTTggaaagttttaaaattaaagcttGGTTCTGCCTAACCAAATTGATCGCTACTTCAAAATTGAAATGTATGTACTGAGTTATCAAGACACAGCAGATATTTATATGAGTTACTAGACTGGGGAGataaaaagcaaggaaattaATGTGGCCATCACatccaaaggaaaataaaagtacCATAACCTACTGCAAGTACTTACAAATTGAGACCCATTCCAATTGCATCTGTAGCAACTAAAATTTTGCATGGATCATCAGGATCATTGAATTTCTTTGCCTGTTCAAGCTTTGTTCCTAAAACAGAACGACAGAACACTTTACATAGCAAACTTCATACAAAATAAAGACAATATGTCACTAAGTCCAATGTCATTATAAtaggctgaggaaaaaaacaaataaattggtattttattGGTATTTGGGTGCTGTTGgggggagagggcaggagggaTTTAAATCATTCCCAGAGCTGTGGATAGATCTCATTTAATTATATCTATCTGAAGATCAAAATTAAGTACATAATAAAGGTCTAATCCCAAGATTAAAACACCAATCAATGAAAGCCGATTACTTTCTCTAGCTATACAGAGAAGCAAAACTAGGAAACTTgactgctttattttaaaataaagcaagcaatacaatggtttttttcctaagaaaagcagcaagaaaCAGAACACTCTCTTAACTATAAAAGCAGGAATGCTTTACCTGGTGGCAGACTGCCATATATGACGGCACATTCTAATCCTCTGGCTTCAATCTGTCGGCTGACGGAGTAAATGTCATTCTTACTGAAACAGACAATGCAGTCCCCAGGACGGAGGTTATCCAAGGACTCTAAGGCATAATCCAGCACAGTCAGAGGAGTCAGTCTCTTGTAGTTTCGGACCTAGAATCAAATTTGTCAAAGATTGTATTTTTCTAAACTCAAATTCCATCATATAGAGAATAACTATCAATACATCCTGTAAAGTCAGCAAACTTGAGAGAACCATGCCCTCCTGGAAGATCAGAACTGTAAAGAAAGTCCCTAAACAGCTGTAGCAGCTGCAGCATCCCCTGAAGGGAACTCATCAAAccacttattttctttctgtaaaacaGTACCACTATTTGAGAAAGAAAGAACTTTGCAACATCTTTGCTTTACAGAAATTAAGAAACATTGTAACAAGACCTCCTGCAGGATAACTTTGAGCAGTGATACACTCAAAAGACCCtacattttttccccgttttacAGCAACGAGAACCTGATGCTCTGTCCATAGTTTCCCAAAATTACTTACTTCAACTTCCTCCCCTGTAGTGTACATGAGCTCTGTCACTAAGTCAATAGCAGCAGGTTCTCCACAAACATGGATTTCTTCTGCACAGAGGCCTGAACAAGGTCcagtgaaataaaaagcaaaatgttaCTTGTTTATATACAACAGTAGCTTTAGCTAGCTCTTGAAGTATCCAAAAATTGTATTTTGGTTGCTAAACACAATGAGGACAGTATTTCACCTCCTTCAACAACCCAAACCAGCACCTAAAGCCTCTCCCAGAATACAGTATTtcctcagagctgctcttgTTCTCTTACCAGCAGATGATAATTCATTAGTGTGATAATCAGA
This window contains:
- the SUPV3L1 gene encoding ATP-dependent RNA helicase SUPV3L1, mitochondrial isoform X2, encoding MHVCEAPGGPWSPVLEQNVPCDLVTGEERVYANEDARQAPHVACTIEMCSTNTPYEVAVIDEIQMIRDPARGWAWTRALLGLCAEEIHVCGEPAAIDLVTELMYTTGEEVEVRNYKRLTPLTVLDYALESLDNLRPGDCIVCFSKNDIYSVSRQIEARGLECAVIYGSLPPGTKLEQAKKFNDPDDPCKILVATDAIGMGLNLCIRRIIFNSIVKPTVNEKGEKEIDSITTSQALQIAGRAGRFGSSFKQGEVTTMHRDDLVQLKEILSEAVPPVKAAGLHPTPEQIEMFAYHLPDATLSNLIDIFVSLSQVDGMYFVCNIDDFKFLADMIQHIPLNLRSRYVFCTAPLNRKEPFVCTTLLKFARQFSRNEPLTFDWLCRHTKWPLAAPKNIKELVHLEAVHDVFDLYLWLSYRFMDMFPDAALVRDIQKKLDDIIQIGVCNITKLIRASQSTAASGTAEVVSEDFPLSRTKKDARVVSDRHGAASTEALSIAVEAAGLRRAKNLRPSRLGSRQEDLKSYGRGSLANRLLREGLLTQEMLRQLESEWQDQHRNGRYGFGSKRDDQHRSKETGKKRK
- the SUPV3L1 gene encoding ATP-dependent RNA helicase SUPV3L1, mitochondrial isoform X3, giving the protein MRSSKRNVPCDLVTGEERVYANEDARQAPHVACTIEMCSTNTPYEVAVIDEIQMIRDPARGWAWTRALLGLCAEEIHVCGEPAAIDLVTELMYTTGEEVEVRNYKRLTPLTVLDYALESLDNLRPGDCIVCFSKNDIYSVSRQIEARGLECAVIYGSLPPGTKLEQAKKFNDPDDPCKILVATDAIGMGLNLCIRRIIFNSIVKPTVNEKGEKEIDSITTSQALQIAGRAGRFGSSFKQGEVTTMHRDDLVQLKEILSEAVPPVKAAGLHPTPEQIEMFAYHLPDATLSNLIDIFVSLSQVDGMYFVCNIDDFKFLADMIQHIPLNLRSRYVFCTAPLNRKEPFVCTTLLKFARQFSRNEPLTFDWLCRHTKWPLAAPKNIKELVHLEAVHDVFDLYLWLSYRFMDMFPDAALVRDIQKKLDDIIQIGVCNITKLIRASQSTAASGTAEVVSEDFPLSRTKKDARVVSDRHGAASTEALSIAVEAAGLRRAKNLRPSRLGSRQEDLKSYGRGSLANRLLREGLLTQEMLRQLESEWQDQHRNGRYGFGSKRDDQHRSKETGKKRK
- the SUPV3L1 gene encoding ATP-dependent RNA helicase SUPV3L1, mitochondrial isoform X1 — protein: MSRCAWPLLRRLPARAGLALRQGGGAPRARPAASSASSSSSASSGDGGASRAPDTSLFVPVPLKPGLGGAAEEDVGAELTRPLDKGEVLKNLNKFYKRKEIQRLGAENGLDARLFHQAFISFRKYIMESSSVSADLHIILNDICCDAGHVDDLFPFFLRHAKQIFPMLDCMDDLRKISDLRLPPNWYPDARAIQRKIIFHAGPTNSGKTYHAIQRFLSAKSGIYCGPLKLLAHEIFQKSNDANVPCDLVTGEERVYANEDARQAPHVACTIEMCSTNTPYEVAVIDEIQMIRDPARGWAWTRALLGLCAEEIHVCGEPAAIDLVTELMYTTGEEVEVRNYKRLTPLTVLDYALESLDNLRPGDCIVCFSKNDIYSVSRQIEARGLECAVIYGSLPPGTKLEQAKKFNDPDDPCKILVATDAIGMGLNLCIRRIIFNSIVKPTVNEKGEKEIDSITTSQALQIAGRAGRFGSSFKQGEVTTMHRDDLVQLKEILSEAVPPVKAAGLHPTPEQIEMFAYHLPDATLSNLIDIFVSLSQVDGMYFVCNIDDFKFLADMIQHIPLNLRSRYVFCTAPLNRKEPFVCTTLLKFARQFSRNEPLTFDWLCRHTKWPLAAPKNIKELVHLEAVHDVFDLYLWLSYRFMDMFPDAALVRDIQKKLDDIIQIGVCNITKLIRASQSTAASGTAEVVSEDFPLSRTKKDARVVSDRHGAASTEALSIAVEAAGLRRAKNLRPSRLGSRQEDLKSYGRGSLANRLLREGLLTQEMLRQLESEWQDQHRNGRYGFGSKRDDQHRSKETGKKRK
- the SUPV3L1 gene encoding ATP-dependent RNA helicase SUPV3L1, mitochondrial isoform X4 — encoded protein: MCSTNTPYEVAVIDEIQMIRDPARGWAWTRALLGLCAEEIHVCGEPAAIDLVTELMYTTGEEVEVRNYKRLTPLTVLDYALESLDNLRPGDCIVCFSKNDIYSVSRQIEARGLECAVIYGSLPPGTKLEQAKKFNDPDDPCKILVATDAIGMGLNLCIRRIIFNSIVKPTVNEKGEKEIDSITTSQALQIAGRAGRFGSSFKQGEVTTMHRDDLVQLKEILSEAVPPVKAAGLHPTPEQIEMFAYHLPDATLSNLIDIFVSLSQVDGMYFVCNIDDFKFLADMIQHIPLNLRSRYVFCTAPLNRKEPFVCTTLLKFARQFSRNEPLTFDWLCRHTKWPLAAPKNIKELVHLEAVHDVFDLYLWLSYRFMDMFPDAALVRDIQKKLDDIIQIGVCNITKLIRASQSTAASGTAEVVSEDFPLSRTKKDARVVSDRHGAASTEALSIAVEAAGLRRAKNLRPSRLGSRQEDLKSYGRGSLANRLLREGLLTQEMLRQLESEWQDQHRNGRYGFGSKRDDQHRSKETGKKRK